Proteins found in one Cellulomonas palmilytica genomic segment:
- a CDS encoding GGDEF domain-containing protein, whose product MTPRVTAGARADRRAAAALSGVRGFAMAARKLEHARSLDEVVQTAAAVAAEVLQARLAATCRIEQETLHVLHTEPGADPRQVWRLRGSYRAEDRPALRRLIRERESWIAHAQDVTGAPVQPGDPDAGDPVEIEMLQQVGAASSLASPIVVNGAVWGELFAMRGPENGLFTIDDLARAEVIAALTAGAIARVDLEEQIRHLVADDPLTGLSNRRVADTAAEAALESGEEVCIVMCDVDGLKRVNDELGHDTGDDLLRAVADVLRRAADRLPGSTAARLGGDEFCLVTVGHHRAEVAEVMSTATTDFPLPHGAAISYGLASTAITGEISARNLFRRADIAQYRVKRARARARASAVPIADPAVTAERVVVAGAAAITAAQSGVVPRLCAMAAATTETLGGSAWAVLMQRDGSASAIARGGSPADGENEQLVTQVVHGSWLVEIGSSPNAAQGPAVNTALHALTAVAIEGAS is encoded by the coding sequence GTGACGCCACGGGTGACGGCCGGAGCGCGCGCGGACCGACGAGCCGCGGCGGCTCTCAGCGGTGTTCGCGGCTTCGCCATGGCCGCCCGCAAGCTCGAGCACGCGCGCTCGCTCGACGAGGTCGTGCAGACCGCGGCGGCGGTCGCGGCCGAGGTGCTCCAGGCCCGGCTCGCGGCCACGTGCCGCATCGAGCAGGAGACGCTGCACGTCCTGCACACCGAGCCCGGCGCCGACCCGCGCCAGGTCTGGCGGCTGCGCGGCTCGTACCGCGCGGAGGACCGGCCGGCGCTGCGTCGGCTCATCCGGGAGCGCGAGTCGTGGATCGCGCACGCGCAGGACGTCACGGGCGCACCCGTGCAGCCCGGCGACCCCGACGCGGGCGACCCGGTCGAGATCGAGATGCTGCAGCAGGTCGGTGCCGCGAGCTCGCTGGCCTCGCCGATCGTCGTGAACGGCGCGGTGTGGGGCGAGCTGTTCGCGATGCGCGGCCCCGAGAACGGGCTGTTCACGATCGACGACCTCGCGCGCGCGGAGGTCATCGCGGCGCTGACCGCGGGCGCGATCGCGCGCGTCGACCTCGAGGAGCAGATCCGCCACCTCGTCGCCGACGACCCGCTGACCGGGCTGTCGAACCGCCGCGTCGCGGACACCGCCGCGGAGGCCGCGCTCGAGTCGGGCGAGGAGGTCTGCATCGTCATGTGCGACGTGGACGGCCTCAAGCGCGTGAACGACGAGCTCGGCCACGACACGGGCGACGACCTGCTGCGGGCCGTGGCGGACGTGCTGCGCCGCGCCGCGGACCGGCTGCCGGGCTCGACCGCCGCACGCCTGGGCGGCGACGAGTTCTGCCTGGTCACCGTGGGCCACCACCGGGCCGAGGTCGCGGAGGTCATGTCCACCGCGACGACGGACTTCCCGCTGCCGCACGGCGCCGCGATCTCCTACGGCCTGGCGTCCACCGCGATCACGGGCGAGATCTCCGCGCGCAACCTGTTCCGACGCGCGGACATCGCGCAGTACCGGGTCAAGCGGGCCCGGGCGCGGGCGCGCGCGTCCGCGGTGCCGATCGCGGATCCCGCGGTGACGGCCGAGCGCGTCGTCGTGGCCGGTGCCGCCGCGATCACCGCCGCGCAGTCCGGCGTCGTGCCGCGGTTGTGCGCGATGGCAGCCGCGACCACCGAGACCCTCGGCGGGTCGGCGTGGGCCGTGCTCATGCAGCGCGACGGGAGCGCGTCGGCGATCGCGCGCGGCGGTAGCCCTGCGGACGGGGAGAACGAGCAGCTCGTCACGCAGGTGGTGCACGGGTCGTGGCTCGTCGAGATCGGCTCGTCGCCGAACGCCGCGCAGGGCCCGGCGGTGAACACGGCGCTGCACGCGCTGACCGCCGTCGCGATCGAGGGCGCGTCCTGA
- a CDS encoding biliverdin-producing heme oxygenase, whose translation MTTTSVPAGTTDLTLDQPLSLALREGTREAHGEAEGMAFIEALMGGRLGQDAYTALAVQQLAIYAALEAAGAALRADGADHGLVLDELTRLPAIESDLACLLGADWAEQVELLPETQEYAQRLAACSSDLTLYAAHAYTRYLGDLSGGQVVKRMVQRHYGVPDEGVSFYDFPEIHKLKPFKDVYRERLDALPLDAAQRAATVAEAQVAFRLNQAVFAGLGRRFVAV comes from the coding sequence GTGACGACGACCTCCGTGCCCGCAGGCACCACCGACCTGACCCTGGACCAGCCGCTGTCGCTCGCGTTGCGCGAGGGCACCCGCGAGGCCCACGGAGAGGCCGAGGGCATGGCGTTCATCGAGGCGCTCATGGGCGGCCGGCTCGGCCAGGACGCGTACACCGCGCTCGCGGTGCAGCAGCTCGCGATCTACGCCGCGCTCGAGGCCGCGGGTGCCGCGCTGCGCGCCGACGGCGCCGACCACGGCCTCGTGCTCGACGAGCTCACGCGCCTGCCCGCGATCGAGTCGGACCTCGCGTGCCTGCTCGGCGCCGACTGGGCGGAACAGGTCGAGCTGCTCCCGGAGACCCAGGAGTACGCGCAGCGCCTGGCCGCGTGCTCGTCGGACCTCACGCTCTACGCGGCGCACGCGTACACGCGTTACCTGGGGGACCTGTCCGGCGGCCAGGTGGTCAAGCGCATGGTGCAGCGGCACTACGGCGTGCCGGACGAGGGCGTCTCGTTCTACGACTTCCCCGAGATCCACAAGCTCAAGCCGTTCAAGGACGTGTACCGGGAGCGGCTCGACGCGCTGCCGCTCGACGCCGCGCAGCGCGCGGCGACGGTCGCCGAGGCGCAGGTCGCGTTCCGTCTCAACCAGGCGGTCTTCGCCGGCCTGGGCCGGCGGTTCGTGGCCGTGTGA
- a CDS encoding DUF6458 family protein: MGIGGGIGLLVIGAILAFGVRDAIDGVNLTVIGYICMGAGALMLILALVLNAQRTRTSHTAVVEHREVTPPTVVERRDVPPAV; encoded by the coding sequence ATGGGTATCGGTGGCGGCATCGGGCTGCTCGTGATCGGCGCGATCCTGGCCTTCGGGGTGAGGGACGCGATCGACGGCGTCAACCTGACGGTGATCGGGTACATCTGCATGGGTGCGGGCGCGCTCATGCTGATCCTCGCGCTGGTGCTGAACGCGCAGCGCACCAGGACGTCGCACACGGCGGTGGTGGAGCACCGCGAGGTGACCCCGCCCACGGTGGTGGAGCGCCGGGACGTGCCGCCTGCGGTGTGA
- a CDS encoding S9 family peptidase, producing MRIAELEEYVGIPRVGGLALSPDGERVVVGVSTLDAKKTAYVTALWEVDPAGEKPARRLTRSAKSEGGAAFTRTGDLLFTSARPDPAAKDGDDENPPALWLLPRDGAEARVVAARKGGLGGPVVATDADVVLLSGDVLVHAADEEQDEKLRKDRKEKKVGAILHEGYPVRFWDHDLGPGFPRLFTADVSAVVGDEAPLAGEEDPRLTLTDRTPQAGPALVEQHAAISPDGSTIVTGWNRPRARGDQRSALVAIDVATGERRTLVEDDAFDAFGPEVSPDGRWVVFGYETISSPHEAPHAGLRLVPLAGGESRVVAAGWDRWPGSPVWLPDSSGLLVVADDDGRAPVFRVDLGTDGAPDVVTRVTSDDAAFTDVRVAPDGRTAYALRSSYLAPAHPVRIDLTSVPTQAVALRSPAPTPELPGRLEEVGTTVEDGRRVRAWLALPEGADAEHPAPLVLWIHGGPLSSWNAWSWRWNPWLLVARGYAVLLPDPALSTGYGRDFVQVGWGAWGQAPFTDLMAVTDVAEQHAAVDATRTAAMGGSFGGYMANWVAGHTDRFKAIVTHASLWALDQFGPTTDAAFYWQREMTEQMALEASPHRFVADIRTPMLVIHGDRDYRVPIGEGLRLWYELLAKSGLPADDEGRSPHRFLYFPDENHWVLQPQHAIVWYRTVEAFLAEHVLARTGDDAVAYPEVLG from the coding sequence ATGAGGATCGCAGAGCTGGAGGAGTACGTCGGGATCCCGCGGGTCGGTGGGCTCGCGCTGTCGCCCGACGGGGAGCGGGTCGTGGTCGGCGTCTCGACGCTCGACGCGAAGAAGACCGCGTACGTGACCGCGCTGTGGGAGGTCGACCCGGCGGGTGAGAAGCCCGCGCGGCGGCTGACCCGCTCGGCGAAGTCGGAGGGCGGTGCAGCGTTCACGCGCACCGGTGACCTGCTGTTCACGAGCGCGCGCCCCGACCCGGCCGCGAAGGACGGCGACGACGAGAACCCGCCGGCGCTGTGGCTGCTGCCGCGCGACGGCGCGGAGGCGCGCGTGGTCGCGGCGCGCAAGGGCGGGCTCGGCGGGCCGGTCGTGGCGACGGACGCCGACGTCGTGCTGCTGAGCGGTGACGTGCTGGTGCACGCGGCCGACGAGGAGCAGGACGAGAAGCTGCGCAAGGACCGCAAGGAGAAGAAGGTCGGCGCGATCCTGCACGAGGGATACCCCGTGCGGTTCTGGGACCACGACCTGGGCCCGGGCTTCCCGCGCCTGTTCACGGCCGACGTGTCCGCGGTGGTCGGGGACGAGGCCCCGCTCGCGGGTGAGGAGGACCCGCGCCTGACGCTCACGGACCGCACGCCGCAGGCGGGTCCGGCGCTGGTCGAGCAGCACGCGGCGATCTCCCCGGACGGGTCGACGATCGTCACGGGCTGGAACCGGCCGCGGGCGCGCGGCGACCAGCGCAGCGCGCTCGTCGCGATCGACGTGGCGACGGGTGAGCGGCGCACGCTCGTCGAGGACGACGCGTTCGACGCGTTCGGCCCGGAGGTGTCGCCGGACGGGCGCTGGGTCGTGTTCGGGTACGAGACGATCTCGTCGCCGCACGAGGCGCCGCACGCGGGGCTGCGGCTCGTGCCGCTCGCGGGCGGCGAGTCGCGCGTGGTCGCGGCGGGCTGGGACCGCTGGCCGGGCAGCCCGGTGTGGCTGCCGGACTCGTCGGGCCTGCTCGTGGTCGCGGACGACGACGGGCGCGCGCCGGTGTTCCGCGTGGACCTGGGCACGGACGGCGCACCGGACGTCGTCACGCGCGTGACCAGCGACGACGCGGCCTTCACGGACGTGCGCGTGGCTCCCGACGGGCGCACGGCGTACGCGCTGCGCTCGTCGTACCTGGCGCCCGCGCACCCGGTGCGGATCGACCTGACGAGCGTGCCGACGCAGGCCGTGGCGCTGCGTTCGCCGGCCCCGACGCCGGAGCTGCCGGGACGCCTGGAGGAGGTCGGGACGACGGTCGAGGACGGCCGGCGCGTGCGGGCCTGGCTCGCGCTGCCGGAGGGTGCGGACGCCGAGCACCCGGCGCCGCTGGTGCTGTGGATCCACGGCGGGCCGCTCAGCTCGTGGAACGCGTGGTCGTGGCGCTGGAACCCGTGGCTGCTGGTGGCGCGCGGGTACGCGGTGCTGCTGCCGGACCCGGCGCTGTCGACCGGGTACGGGCGGGACTTCGTGCAGGTCGGCTGGGGTGCGTGGGGCCAGGCGCCGTTCACGGACCTCATGGCCGTCACGGACGTCGCGGAGCAGCACGCCGCGGTGGACGCGACGCGCACGGCCGCGATGGGCGGCTCGTTCGGCGGGTACATGGCGAACTGGGTCGCGGGGCACACGGACCGGTTCAAGGCGATCGTCACGCACGCGAGCCTGTGGGCGCTGGACCAGTTCGGCCCGACGACGGACGCGGCGTTCTACTGGCAGCGTGAGATGACGGAGCAGATGGCGCTCGAGGCGTCGCCGCACCGGTTCGTCGCGGACATCCGAACGCCGATGCTCGTGATCCACGGTGACCGGGACTACCGGGTGCCGATCGGCGAGGGGCTGCGGCTGTGGTACGAGCTGCTCGCGAAGTCGGGGCTGCCGGCGGACGACGAGGGCCGTTCGCCGCACCGGTTCCTGTACTTCCCGGACGAGAACCACTGGGTCCTGCAGCCGCAGCACGCGATCGTCTGGTACCGGACGGTCGAGGCGTTCCTGGCCGAGCACGTGCTCGCTCGGACGGGTGACGACGCGGTGGCGTATCCGGAGGTCCTGGGCTGA
- a CDS encoding Abi family protein: MTIYQPVRDEMIRLLSVPRLSTYRVASGGDLKAAVELYQWNLEISASLFAAIHYLEVALPNTVDAALTARHGGAGAWFDVVGVPLSAGARDQVRRAKASASRPGHVVTQGHVVAELSFGFWGSFFAEAYSRTLWRQCLRQAFPRARRGRLHSDLEAIRRVRNRIAHHEPLIGYDLAEEYRRVLRTAEQIDMRLAWWIDATSAVGQVLDRRPA, translated from the coding sequence ATGACGATCTACCAGCCGGTGCGCGACGAGATGATCCGGCTCCTCTCCGTACCGCGGCTGTCGACCTACCGGGTGGCAAGCGGTGGTGACCTGAAGGCGGCTGTGGAGCTCTACCAGTGGAACCTGGAGATCTCGGCGTCGTTGTTCGCCGCGATCCACTACCTCGAGGTGGCGCTCCCCAACACCGTCGACGCAGCGCTCACCGCAAGACATGGCGGTGCGGGGGCGTGGTTCGACGTCGTAGGTGTCCCGCTCAGTGCCGGGGCGCGCGACCAGGTGCGGCGAGCGAAGGCGAGCGCGTCGAGACCAGGTCACGTCGTCACGCAGGGCCACGTCGTGGCCGAGCTCTCCTTCGGGTTCTGGGGTTCGTTCTTTGCCGAGGCCTACTCGAGGACGCTGTGGCGTCAGTGTCTACGCCAGGCGTTCCCCCGCGCTCGGCGGGGCCGGCTCCACTCCGACCTCGAGGCGATCAGGCGGGTCCGGAACCGGATCGCGCACCACGAGCCGCTCATCGGCTACGACCTCGCTGAGGAGTACCGACGCGTGCTGCGCACGGCGGAGCAGATCGACATGCGGCTGGCGTGGTGGATCGACGCCACGAGCGCCGTGGGTCAGGTGCTCGATCGTCGTCCTGCGTGA
- a CDS encoding cytochrome c oxidase assembly protein has translation MTATTPTRRPGPWRVSTLVVVAVVTVVVGVWFSGAALPALVLDPGPVVRWGLPVAETLGEVLAATTIGALVLAVAVLPRRGERAAGARRPARGGPAADGTAYPRSLLVAAWAAGGWTLAATAQLVLTYANVAGTSPTDPQFGDELWLFATQIELGRTLGTVVVLAAVTTALAMVVRTPTGAAWTLLLAVVALWQLAQLGHAAGAAGHDLATSALFVHLVGAAVWIGALAALAVLVRVVGRDLAPAVARYSVIAGWCVAAVAVSGLVSGWLRIGSLAGLDSRYGVLLLAKVALLAALAGLGLLHRRRTVRALAARTEGSSSASSASSASSGSSGSSRPSGPPGDATGRLGATGLFWRLVLVELVVMGAVSGVAVALASSSPPVPEEPPAAPTPAYQVTGHPLPPEPTLVRWFTEWRWDLLLAFAAAAGIVVYWRWVRRLRRRGDAWPWPRTASWTAGLVLFFWTTNGGPATYGHVLFSAHMVQHMVLAMVVPVFVALSAPVTLALRALPVRSAALSGDVSRGPREWLLVLVHSRVGQFFAHPVVAAVNFVVSMLLFYYTGLFEWSLRSSVGHLFMVVHFTLAGYLFVNSLVGIDPGPRRLGYPQRLLTLFATMAFHAFFGVSLVSSESLLVADWFGLLGRPWGASAISDQQTGGAITWGIGELPTLALAVGVALAWSRDDDRRARQRDRRTRDDDPELDAYNAMLQSLDTRNHPEA, from the coding sequence ATGACCGCCACCACCCCGACCCGGCGTCCCGGGCCCTGGCGGGTCTCGACGCTCGTCGTCGTGGCCGTCGTCACGGTCGTCGTCGGCGTGTGGTTCTCCGGGGCCGCGCTGCCCGCGCTCGTGCTCGACCCCGGGCCCGTCGTGCGCTGGGGGCTGCCCGTCGCCGAGACGCTCGGGGAGGTGCTCGCGGCGACGACGATCGGCGCGCTCGTCCTCGCGGTCGCCGTCCTGCCCCGGCGCGGGGAACGCGCCGCCGGCGCCCGGCGACCCGCGCGCGGCGGACCCGCCGCCGACGGCACCGCGTACCCGCGCAGCCTGCTCGTCGCCGCGTGGGCCGCGGGCGGCTGGACGCTCGCCGCGACCGCGCAGCTCGTCCTGACCTACGCCAACGTCGCCGGGACCTCGCCCACCGACCCGCAGTTCGGCGACGAGCTGTGGCTGTTCGCCACGCAGATCGAGCTCGGGCGCACGCTCGGGACCGTCGTCGTCCTCGCCGCCGTGACCACCGCGCTCGCCATGGTCGTGCGCACACCCACGGGCGCGGCCTGGACCCTGCTGCTCGCCGTCGTCGCGCTGTGGCAGCTCGCGCAGCTCGGGCACGCCGCCGGCGCCGCGGGGCACGACCTCGCGACGTCCGCGCTGTTCGTGCACCTCGTCGGCGCCGCCGTGTGGATCGGGGCGCTCGCCGCGCTCGCGGTGCTCGTGCGCGTCGTCGGGCGGGACCTGGCCCCCGCGGTGGCGCGCTACTCCGTGATCGCCGGCTGGTGCGTCGCGGCCGTCGCCGTGTCCGGGCTGGTCAGCGGGTGGCTGCGCATCGGGTCGCTCGCGGGGCTCGACAGCCGGTACGGCGTGCTGCTGCTCGCCAAGGTCGCGCTGCTCGCCGCGCTGGCCGGCCTCGGGCTGCTGCACCGTCGTCGGACCGTGCGCGCGCTCGCGGCCCGCACCGAAGGGTCGTCGTCGGCCTCGTCGGCCTCGTCGGCCTCGTCGGGCTCGTCGGGCTCGTCCCGCCCGTCTGGTCCGCCGGGGGACGCGACGGGCCGGCTGGGGGCGACCGGGCTGTTCTGGCGGCTCGTGCTCGTCGAGCTCGTCGTCATGGGTGCGGTGTCCGGCGTCGCGGTCGCGCTCGCGTCGAGCTCGCCCCCCGTGCCCGAGGAGCCGCCGGCCGCCCCCACGCCCGCTTACCAGGTCACCGGCCACCCGCTGCCGCCCGAGCCGACGCTCGTGCGATGGTTCACCGAGTGGCGCTGGGACCTGCTGCTCGCGTTCGCGGCCGCGGCCGGGATCGTCGTGTACTGGCGCTGGGTGCGCCGCCTGCGCCGCCGCGGCGACGCGTGGCCGTGGCCGCGCACCGCGTCCTGGACCGCCGGGCTCGTGCTGTTCTTCTGGACGACGAACGGCGGGCCGGCCACGTACGGGCACGTGCTGTTCAGCGCGCACATGGTGCAGCACATGGTGCTCGCGATGGTCGTGCCCGTCTTCGTCGCGCTGTCCGCGCCGGTGACCCTCGCGCTGCGCGCCCTGCCCGTGCGCTCCGCGGCACTGTCGGGCGACGTGTCCCGCGGCCCACGCGAGTGGCTGCTCGTGCTCGTGCACAGCCGCGTCGGCCAGTTCTTCGCGCACCCCGTGGTCGCGGCCGTGAACTTCGTCGTCTCGATGCTGCTCTTCTACTACACGGGGCTGTTCGAGTGGTCGCTGCGCAGCAGCGTCGGGCACCTGTTCATGGTCGTGCACTTCACGCTCGCCGGGTACCTGTTCGTCAACTCGCTCGTCGGCATCGACCCCGGCCCGCGCCGCCTCGGCTACCCGCAGCGGCTGCTCACGCTGTTCGCGACCATGGCGTTCCACGCGTTCTTCGGGGTCTCCCTGGTGTCGAGCGAGTCGCTGCTCGTCGCCGACTGGTTCGGCCTGCTCGGCCGCCCGTGGGGCGCGTCCGCGATCTCCGACCAGCAGACCGGCGGGGCGATCACCTGGGGCATCGGCGAGCTCCCGACGCTCGCGCTCGCCGTCGGCGTGGCCCTGGCGTGGTCCCGCGACGACGACCGCCGCGCCCGCCAGCGCGACCGCCGCACCCGCGACGACGACCCCGAGCTCGACGCCTACAACGCGATGCTCCAGTCCCTGGACACCCGCAACCACCCCGAAGCCTGA
- a CDS encoding MDR family MFS transporter: protein MTQPGTQQTDSPPQGAPPAGPGEDRGVQPPTHREIVAILGGLMIGMFLAALDQTIVATSMRTIGDDLQGLSLQAWVTTAYLLTATISTPLYGKLSDVYGRKPFYLAAISIFVVGSLLSGTADSMYQLALYRGVQGLGAGGLMSLAITILGDLVPPRERARYQAYFLAVFGTSSVLGPVIGGFFAGADEILGIAGWRWVFLVNVPLGVLGLVVVTRVLHLPPVRRVEHRIDWPGALALVVALVPLLVVAEQGRSWGWTSPRAVTAYVVGAVGLVAFWLCERRAGADAILPLRLFRLRVFSVGAAANVVIGLAMFGGLAVLPLYLQIVRGQSPTQAGLTLVPFTVGIMSGSVIAGQTTSRTGRYKIFPVLGTVLMVVGCLTFATLDVDTPFAWIFAFSVVFGLGLGFTMQPLVLAVQNAVPVQDMGVATSSSLFFRQMGGTLGTALFLSVLFSTVVPNISKAFASAATTPELQAALADPAVRADPANADVVALLETGGTGGLGIDDSSFISALDPRLARPILEGFAQSIDLVLLLAGIVMVAGVVLTVLIPELPLRTVSGIQGRLADDAAADRAAADQAAVDEAAVDEAERFTDGPARVTTPTRHSLDH from the coding sequence ATGACGCAGCCAGGCACCCAGCAGACCGACAGCCCACCGCAGGGTGCACCGCCGGCAGGTCCCGGCGAGGACCGCGGGGTCCAGCCGCCCACGCACCGGGAGATCGTCGCGATCCTCGGCGGGCTGATGATCGGCATGTTCCTGGCGGCCCTCGACCAGACGATCGTCGCGACGTCGATGCGGACCATCGGCGACGACCTGCAGGGACTGTCGCTGCAGGCGTGGGTCACCACCGCGTACCTGCTCACCGCGACGATCTCCACGCCGCTGTACGGCAAGCTCTCCGACGTCTACGGCCGCAAGCCGTTCTACCTCGCCGCGATCAGCATCTTCGTCGTGGGGTCGCTGCTGTCCGGCACGGCCGACTCGATGTACCAGCTCGCGCTGTACCGCGGCGTGCAGGGCCTGGGTGCGGGCGGGCTGATGTCGCTCGCGATCACGATCCTCGGGGACCTGGTCCCGCCGCGTGAGCGCGCCCGCTACCAGGCGTACTTCCTCGCCGTGTTCGGCACGTCGTCGGTGCTCGGGCCGGTGATCGGCGGGTTCTTCGCGGGCGCCGACGAGATCCTCGGCATCGCCGGGTGGCGGTGGGTGTTCCTCGTGAACGTCCCGCTCGGCGTCCTCGGGCTCGTCGTGGTCACGCGGGTCCTGCACCTGCCGCCGGTGCGCCGCGTGGAGCACCGCATCGACTGGCCCGGTGCGCTCGCGCTCGTCGTCGCGCTGGTCCCGCTGCTCGTCGTCGCCGAGCAGGGCCGCTCCTGGGGCTGGACGTCACCGCGGGCCGTCACCGCGTACGTCGTCGGCGCCGTGGGGCTCGTCGCGTTCTGGCTGTGCGAGCGGCGCGCCGGGGCGGACGCGATCCTCCCGCTGCGCCTGTTCCGCCTGCGGGTGTTCTCGGTCGGCGCGGCGGCCAACGTGGTGATCGGCCTGGCGATGTTCGGCGGGCTCGCCGTCCTGCCGCTGTACCTGCAGATCGTGCGCGGGCAGTCGCCCACGCAAGCCGGTCTGACCCTCGTCCCGTTCACGGTCGGGATCATGTCCGGGTCCGTGATCGCGGGGCAGACGACGTCCCGCACCGGCCGGTACAAGATCTTCCCCGTCCTGGGGACGGTCCTGATGGTCGTCGGCTGCCTGACGTTCGCGACGCTCGACGTGGACACCCCGTTCGCCTGGATCTTCGCGTTCTCCGTGGTGTTCGGGCTGGGCCTGGGCTTCACGATGCAGCCGCTGGTGCTCGCGGTGCAGAACGCCGTCCCCGTGCAGGACATGGGCGTCGCGACGTCGTCGTCGCTGTTCTTCCGGCAGATGGGCGGCACGCTCGGCACCGCGCTGTTCCTGTCCGTGCTGTTCTCCACGGTCGTGCCGAACATCTCGAAGGCGTTCGCGAGCGCCGCCACGACACCCGAGCTGCAGGCCGCGCTCGCCGACCCGGCCGTGCGCGCCGACCCCGCGAACGCGGACGTCGTCGCGCTGCTCGAGACCGGCGGCACGGGTGGCCTCGGCATCGACGACTCGTCGTTCATCTCCGCGCTCGACCCGCGCCTGGCGCGGCCCATCCTCGAGGGCTTCGCCCAGTCGATCGACCTGGTCCTGCTGCTCGCCGGCATCGTGATGGTCGCGGGCGTGGTGCTGACGGTCCTGATCCCCGAGCTGCCGCTGCGCACGGTCTCCGGCATCCAGGGCCGCCTGGCCGACGACGCGGCGGCCGACCGAGCCGCGGCCGACCAGGCGGCGGTGGACGAGGCGGCGGTGGACGAGGCGGAACGGTTCACCGACGGACCAGCACGCGTGACGACCCCGACGAGGCACAGCCTCGACCACTAG
- a CDS encoding QcrA and Rieske domain-containing protein: MTSTTTRTPVGTTAPDLDAPTSHDHRGCAGCLDRRQLLRGAGGVTLAAAGAVVLAACGGSGSGDGTTTDGAGPGAGPGAEPGAGDGALAQVTDVPVGGALLVEADGTKILLVQETAGTITALSAICTHQGCTVQPADTELHCPCHGSTFQLDGTPVSGPAEEPLPAAEVHVEDGAVFFGAA; the protein is encoded by the coding sequence ATGACCAGCACGACGACACGAACCCCGGTCGGCACGACCGCGCCCGACCTCGACGCCCCGACGAGCCACGACCATCGCGGCTGCGCGGGCTGTCTCGACCGCCGCCAGCTCCTGCGCGGGGCGGGAGGCGTGACGCTGGCCGCGGCGGGCGCCGTGGTGCTCGCCGCGTGCGGCGGGTCCGGCAGCGGCGACGGCACGACGACCGACGGTGCCGGACCGGGCGCCGGACCGGGCGCCGAGCCGGGCGCCGGCGACGGCGCGCTCGCGCAGGTCACGGACGTCCCGGTCGGCGGCGCGCTCCTGGTCGAGGCCGACGGCACCAAGATCCTGCTGGTCCAGGAGACCGCGGGCACCATCACGGCGCTCAGCGCGATCTGCACGCACCAGGGCTGCACGGTCCAGCCCGCCGACACCGAGCTGCACTGCCCGTGCCACGGCTCGACGTTCCAGCTGGACGGGACGCCGGTGTCCGGCCCCGCCGAGGAACCGCTCCCGGCGGCCGAGGTGCACGTCGAGGACGGCGCGGTCTTCTTCGGGGCGGCGTGA